A part of Primulina eburnea isolate SZY01 chromosome 10, ASM2296580v1, whole genome shotgun sequence genomic DNA contains:
- the LOC140804066 gene encoding probable inactive patatin-like protein 9: protein MELSKVTLEIFSKLEQKWLYHCEGKKTRVLSIDGGGTTAIVSCAALVHLEDQIRAKTGDSNAAIADFFDMVAGTGIGALVAALLVADDGAGRPLFSASDAAKFVEENEAELFRAVGGGIFRRRTRFSGKSMDKALKEAFRRDDGKILTLKDTCKPLIVPCFDLNSAAPFVFSRADATNSPSFDFELWKVIRATSATPSFFKPFKLSSIDGKTSCLAVDGGLVMNNPTAAAVTHVLHNKRDFPSVTGVDDLLVLSIGNGLLTNPAKMKLTRGGDCSFGAVIGIALDGVSETIDQILGNAFCWNPNDYVRIQANGDGEAVLSDRGVEALPFGGKRMLTETNGQRIGGLVRRLVVSGKSSLPPSPCKETAVSPLVNGR, encoded by the exons ATGGAGTTGAGCAAGGTGACGTTGGAGATTTTTTCTAAGCTTGAGCAGAAGTGGTTGTACCACTGTGAAGGGAAGAAGACGAGGGTTTTGAGTATTGACGGCGGCGGAACCACCGCCATTGTCTCCTGTGCTGCGTTGGTCCATCTGGAGGACCAGATCCGAGCGAAAACTGGCGATTCCAATGCGGCAATAGCTGATTTTTTTGATATGGTGGCTGGTACTGGGATCGGTGCTCTCGTTGCCGCATTGCTAGTTGCCGACGATGGCGCTGGCCGTCCGCTTTTCTCTGCCAGTGACGCCGCTAAATTTGTGGAGGAGAATGAGGCGGAGCTGTTCAGAGCCGTTGGCGGTGGCATTTTTCGCCGGCGGACGAGGTTTTCTGGGAAGAGCATGGATAAGGCGCTGAAGGAGGCATTCAGAAGAGATGATGGAAAGATTTTGACTTTGAAAGACACATGCAAACCGTTGATTGTACCATGTTTCGATCTCAACAGTGCGGCGCCGTTCGTTTTCTCTCGTGCCGACGCCACGAATTCTCCGAGTTTCGACTTCGAGCTTTGGAAAGTCATTCGCGCCACCTCCGCCACTCCCTCGTTTTTCAAGCCCTTCAAGCTCTCCTCCATCGACGGGAAGACCTCATGCCTAGCCGTGGACGGCGGGCTCGTGATGAACAACCCCACCGCCGCCGCGGTAACTCACGTTTTACACAACAAGAGAGATTTCCCATCAGTGACAGGCGTCGACGATCTCTTGGTCCTTTCCATCGGCAACGGCCTATTGACCAACCCCGCCAAAATGAAGCTCACCCGCGGTGGCGATTGTTCCTTCGGCGCAGTCATCGGCATTGCCCTCGACGGCGTCTCCGAAACCATCGATCAAATCCTCGGCAACGCCTTCTGCTGGAATCCCAATGATTACGTCAGAATCCAG GCCAACGGCGACGGGGAGGCGGTGTTGTCGGATAGAGGGGTGGAGGCTCTGCCTTTCGGTGGGAAACGGATGCTGACGGAGACAAACGGACAGAGGATCGGCGGGTTGGTGCGTCGCCTAGTGGTATCGGGGAAGAGTAGCCTGCCGCCGAGCCCGTGCAAGGAGACGGCCGTTAGTCCACTGGTTAACGGCCGTTAG
- the LOC140804065 gene encoding ribosome-recycling factor, chloroplastic, whose protein sequence is MVNVPLREISLFLSRHKNFVHQLYFTSAFCRTGSFTTVPMALSPASHIRSICYSSIPDSYPKFGSVGSWSASSSYVNFQVGARGFSGKPLVVKQSRNKRCVVLKCATIEEIEAEKSMIEKDVKERMEKTIENVRFSFNSIRTGRANPAILDKVEVEYYGTPVSLKSIAQISTPDASSLMVQPYDKSSLKEIEKAIVNSGLGLTPNNDGEVIRLTLPQLTAERRKELLKVVAKQAEEGKVAIRNIRRDAIKSYEKLEKDKKLSEDNVKDLSGDLQKVTDEYMKKIDSIYKQKEKELLTV, encoded by the exons ATGGTGAACGTGCCTCTGAGAGAAATATCGCTCTTCTTATCCAGACACAAAAATTTTGTACATCAGCTTTACTTCACTTCGGCATTTTGTCGAACGGGCTCTTTCACCACTGTGCCGATGGCATTATCGCCTGCATCTCACATACGCTCCATCTGCTACTCTTCTATCCCAG ATTCGTATCCAAAATTTGGGAGCGTGGGTTCTTGGAGTGCATCTTCTAGCTACGTAAATTTTCAGGTGGGGGCAAGAGGGTTTTCTGGGAAGCCTTTGGTTGTTAAACAGTCACGGAACAAGAG ATGTGTGGTGTTGAAGTGTGCGACCATTGAAGAAATAGAGGCGGAGAAATCTATGATTGAGAAGGATGTT AAAGAGAGAATGGAAAAAACTATTGAAAATGTGAGGTTCAGCTTCAATTCCATAAGAACGGGTAGAGCCAACCCAGCAATACTAGATAAAGTGGAG GTCGAGTATTATGGAACGCCCGTCTCCCTTAAGAGTATTGCTCAGATCAGTACACCGGATGCAAGTTCTCTTATGGTGCAGCCATATGACAAATCCag TTTGAAGGAAATAGAGAAGGCAATTGTCAACTCTGGTCTTGGTTTGACTCCAAATAACGATGGAGAAGTTATAAGATTGACACTACCTCAGCTGACGGCTGAGAGGAGAAAG GAATTGTTGAAAGTTGTGGCCAAACAAGCTGAAGAAGGAAAG GTTGCTATTAGGAATATAAGAAGAGATGCCATCAAATCCTACGAAAAACTCGAGAAG GATAAAAAACTCTCAGAGGACAATGTAAAGGACCTGTCCGGTGATTTGCAG AAAGTGACAGACGAATACATGAAGAAAATTGATTCAATCTACAAACAAAAGGAGAAG GAGTTGCTGACAGTATAA